A single Salminus brasiliensis chromosome 20, fSalBra1.hap2, whole genome shotgun sequence DNA region contains:
- the adamtsl2 gene encoding ADAMTS-like protein 2 — protein MQMYTLPSLQDTSSEHTISDHHCHCHQHHPHCPATTQLHYSPKDCRMRTWSRAQCGEHCMVLLGFITLAFSLSNISTRGQDEGVASNSLEDGLEVTTYWWGEWAKWTACTRTCGGGVMSQERHCLKQRKKATTGKDNMTCTGNAKRYHLCNTKECPSTGRSFREEQCWSFNSQVYNGKYYHWKPLYPDDYVHISSNPCDLHCTTSDGQRQLMVPARDGTSCKYSNYRGVCVDSKCEPIGCDGVLFSPNTLDKCGVCQGDGSSCSRVTGNFRRGTSSLGYSFITQIPEGSWDIQIIERKKSADILAVTDQAGNFFFNGAYKADSPQNFHVAGTVFKYRRPTDVYETGIEYIVAKGPIDQPINVLVWNQNGRNPYITYEYTVMRDPLAPVSQPPIYTGSDRGSSHHSSMEIDGVLSHNESAYDKAVPAMERNQVQTQGIEPGAVEKQQPGQETNEVYEETATIDCEQDAPTPPQYPDGNSSWPSGVVAPGIVPANRPPEEMVDSENLIWGMLRRQRIGSDGMQVNISHNQLVSEGAGAFPEVELTELDYSSLEQGTLNGSFLEFTLGRRRNDTGDLLFPNRTLITSLRSSNRTNRTRTHQRLLQKNKLSPADMYRWKLSSQEPCSMTCSIGVAKSLAMCVRYDGAEVDDTYCDALTRPEPVHDFCIGRECQPRWEASSWSECSRTCGEGFQFRLVRCWKMLSPGLDSSVYSDLCTDAELERPPERRPCKSPTCGPQWEVAEWLECPAKCGRRSLVTREVRCSDEIKPCDEATRPPSAKNCTGPPCERQWTVSEWGPCSGTCGHGKMVRHVYCKTPEGRVVPEYQCSPENKPLAIHPCGDKECPPHWLAQDWERCNTTCGRGVKRRIVFCSGITGGKFQIHEDEECDASKKPADEDTCFERPCFKWYTTPWSECTKTCGVGVRMRDVKCYQGRELVRGCDPLTKPVNKQTCALQPCPTEPPDENCQDRPTTNCSLALKVNLCSHWYYSKACCHSCRNLRAS, from the exons ATGCAGATGTACACCTTACCCTCCTTGCAAGACACATCCTCAGAGCACACCATTTCTGACCACCACTGCCATTGCCACCAGCACCACCCACACTGCCCAGCCACCACTCAGCTCCACTACAGCCCCAAGGACTGCAG GATGAGGACCTGGTCAAGGGCCCAGTGCGGGGAGCACTGTATGGTCCTCTTGGGTTTCATAACCTTGGCTTTTTCTCTGAGCAACATCTCAACTAGAGGACAG GATGAGGGTGTTGCCTCCAATAGTCTGGAAGACGGGCTGGAGGTGACAACATATTGGTGGGGAGAATGGGCTAAGTGGACAGCCTGCACGCGCACTTGTGGAGGGGGGGTTATGTCTCAGGAGAGACACTGTCTTAAGCAAAG aaagaaagcaacTACTGGGAAGGACAATATGACGTGCACAGGCAACGCGAAAAGGTACCACCTCTGCAATACAAAG GAATGTCCCTCAACTGGAAGGAGTTTCCGAGAGGAGCAGTGCTGGTCGTTTAACTCTCAGGTGTACAATGGAAAATATTACCACTGGAAACCCCTTTACCCAG ATGACTACGTCCATATCTCCAGCAACCCCTGTGACCTTCACTGCACTACATCAGACGGTCAGAGACAGCTGATGGTCCCAGCTCGTGATGGAACTTCTTGCAAATACAGTAATTACAGGGGAGTCTGTGTAGACAGCAAGTGTGAG CCTATTGGATGTGATGGTGTCCTCTTCTCTCCCAATACACTGGACAAGTGTGGGGTGTGTCAAGGAGATGGGAGTAGTTGTAGCAGGGTAACTGGAAACTTCCGCCGTGGGACCTCCAGCCTGG GATATTCCTTCATTACCCAGATCCCAGAGGGCTCGTGGGACATCCAGATCATTGAGAGAAAAAAGTCTGCAGATATACTag CTGTGACTGACCAGGCGGGGAACTTCTTCTTCAATGGTGCATACAAGGCAGACAGCCCTCAGAACTTCCACGTGGCAGGCACTGTCTTCAAGTACCGGAGGCCCACCGATGTGTATGAGACGGGGATAGAGTACATCGTGGCGAAAGGGCCCATCGATCAGCCCATCAATGTTCTG GTCTGGAACCAGAATGGCCGCAACCCTTACATCACGTACGAGTACACAGTGATGCGTGACCCTCTCGCTCCGGTCTCCCAGCCACCCATTTACACCGGCTCAGACAGGGGATCCAGTCACCACAGCTCCATGGAGATCGATGGTGTGTTGTCCCACAACGAGAGTGCGTATGACAAGGCTGTCCCCGCAATGGAGAGGAACCAGGTGCAGACGCAGGGCATAGAGCCAGGTGCAGTGGAGAAACAGCAGCCTGGCCAGGAGACCAATGAAGTGTACGAGGAGACGGCTACCATAGACTGTGAGCAGGATGCTCCGACACCACCTCAGTATCCGG ATGGTAATAGCAGCTGGCCAAGTGGAGTGGTCGCCCCTGGCATTGTGCCTGCCAACAGACCTCCAGAAGAGATGGTGGACTCTGAAAACCTCATATGGGGGATGCTTCGTAGGCAGCGGATTGGCTCAGATGGTATGCAGGTTAACATCTCCCACAATCAGCTTGTTAGCGAGGGTGCAGGCGCCTTCCCCGAAGTAGAGCTAACAGAGTTAGACTACAGCAGCTTGGAACAAGGGACCCTTAATGGTTCGTTCCTTGAGTTTACCCTGGGCCGCCGCCGCAACGACACAGGAGACCTCCTGTTCCCGAACAGGACTCTGATTACCAGCTTGAGGAGCAGCAACCGCACCAATCGCACCAG GACTCATCAGAGATTGCTACAAAAGAACAAACTGAGTCCTGCAGATATGTATCGCTGGAAACTGTCATCTCAAGAGCCATGTAGCATGACATGCTCAATAG GTGTGGCAAAGTCATTAGCTATGTGTGTGCGATATGACGGTGCAGAGGTGGATGACACTTACTGTGATGCTTTGACTCGACCTGAACCTGTGCATGATTTCTGCATTGGAAGGGAGTGCCAGCCTAG GTGGGAGGCAAGCAGCTGGAGTGAATGCTCCCGAACATGTGGTGAGGGTTTTCAGTTCAGGCTGGTCCGCTGCTGGAAGATGCTATCACCTGGTCTGGATAGCTCAGTCTATAGCGACCTGTGTACGGATGCTGAGTTAGAGCGTCCTCCCGAGCGTAGGCCCTGCAAGAGCCCTACCTGTGGCCCACAGTGGGAGGTGGCAGAGTGGTTGGAG TGCCCAGCAAAATGTGGCCGCCGAAGTCTGGTGACTCGTGAAGTCAGGTGCTCAGATGAGATCAAGCCATGTGACGAGGCTACACGCCCGCCGTCTGCCAAGAACTGTACTGGTCCACCTTGCGAGCGCCAGTGGACAGTGTCTGAGTGGGGGCCG TGTTCAGGTACATGTGGACATGGGAAGATGGTTCGGCATGTGTACTGTAAAACCCCAGAAGGCCGGGTGGTGCCTGAGTACCAGTGTTCACCTGAGAACAAGCCACTAGCCATTCATCCCTGTGGGGACAAAGAATGTCCCCCACACTGGCTGGCACAGGACTGGGAAAGG TGCAACACAACATGTGGACGAGGGGTGAAGAGGAGGATTGTGTTTTGCTCTGGCATCACGGGTGGCAAGTTTCAAATCCATGAGGATGAGGAATGTGACGCCAGCAAGAAACCGGCAGATGAGGACACCTGCTTTGAGAGACCTTGCTTCAAGTGGTACACAACACCTTGGTCTGAG TGCACTAAGACGTGCGGCGTGGGTGTGAGAATGAGGGACGTGAAGTGCTACCAGGGAAGAGAGCTTGTTCGTGGATGTGACCCTCTGACCAAGCCTGTAAATAAGCAGACCTGTGCCCTACAGCCTTGCCCTACAGAAC
- the mymk gene encoding protein myomaker, whose product MGAFIAKMLLPTISSLVFLPAASVATKRGFHMEAMVYFFTMFFTSIYHACDGPGLSILCFMKYEILEYFSVYGTSISIWVTLLALGDFDEPKRSTLTMFGVLTSAVRIYQDRWGYGIYSGPIGTAVLMITVKWLQKMKEKKGLYPEKSVYTQQVGPGCCFGALALMLRFYFEEWDYAYVHSFYHLSLAVSFVLLLPKKNRYAGTGRNAAKLNCYTLCCCV is encoded by the exons ATGGGAGCATTTattgctaagatgttgctgCCTACCATAAGCAGTTTGGTGTTTCTGCCAGCAGCCAGCGTGGCCACCAAGAGAGGCTTCCATATGGAGGCCATGGTTTACTTCTTTACCATGTTCTTCACGTCG ATCTACCATGCATGTGATGGACCAGGCCTGTCCATTCTCTGCTTTATGAAGTACGAAATTCTGGAATACTTCAGTGTATATGGCACATCTATCTCTATATGGGTGACATTATTAG CACTGGGGGATTTCGACGAGCCCAAGCGCTCCACGCTCACCATGTTTGGAGTGCTCACCTCTGCTGTGAGGATATACCAGGACCGCTGGGGCTATGGGATCTACTCCGGCCCCATAGGCACAGCTGTGTTGATGATCACAGTCAAATGG CTCCAGAAAATGAAGGAAAAGAAGGGCCTTTATCcagagaaaagtgtgtatactCAACAAGTGGGACCCGGGTGCTGTTTCGGAGCCTTGGCGTTGATGCTTCGCTTCTATTTCGAG GAGTGGGACTACGCGTATGTGCATAGTTTTTACCACCTGTCATTGGCTGTGTCCTTTGTGTTGCTCCTACCCAAGAAGAATCGCTACGCGGGGACAGGGCGCAACGCTGCGAAACTTAACTGCTACACCCTCTGCTGCTGTGTATGA